AGATGTGCATCTGTAGTAACTCCTAACATTTCACCAAAAGGACAGGCGAGTAGCTCAGATAAATGTGGACTAACCAAGATTCAGTATAAAATTCAGTGTATAATTACAAATCATCATGGAATGCACAGAAATTCAAGCACATATGCCATGGAAATATGTGAATGCAACTATAGACAGAGCAATGCAATGGCTAAAAACCAGGGCTTATATGTATGAGTACAACAGAAGAAGAATCCATTAAAAGTTGGAACTTATCCACTAATAATTGCACAAATTAATATGAAAATTCACCTCAAGTGAGAATTCCCCTTCACCATTTTCTGACCATACTTGCGCCATCGATAACCATCACTTGAGATGCCCCCATCAGCAGCAGCATGCACAACAATCTTAGTCTCTTTATTAGCTTCCAAGACAGAAGCTGAATACGCACTCCTGTTTGTTGACCAATTATATGCATTTAACGTCAAAACTAAAATCAAAAGCAGGTTTTAATTTTCAAGAGAATCAAATTCTAAACAGGACATGCCTTTTTTTCAGCGTTCGTTCCGCACCATGCCTCTCCTGAACCTCAGCATCTGCAATCCCACAAGAGCTATTTTTCTGTTGTTCTGCCCCACTCGAAACAAAACTGGAAAACAATTATCAGAATACAATGATTTCATTAACGAAAAACTTAAATGGAAGCTATTTTAAGAGGATCATGTTTCCAAATAACTTACAATTTTTTTGAGTCCAGCTCATTACCATTGTGCTCCACAACCTTAATCCTAAGATCACCACTAGAACTACTTGAACTCTGTTGTTCAGATTCAGAGATATGCACTGATGACTGCCTGGTGTCTTCCCAGCAGATAGACATATCTGCACCAGCTACCCTTTGAATTGAATCAATAATATGATGGCCTGCAGCAAGGTTAGCAGATGCCACAGATCCTCTTGACACGTTGCATTTGTTTTGAGAGAGATCGTGATTATGATGACCTATATAAACGATATCAATGATATCCTTGGAATGGTCACAGCGTTGAACCTTCTTCTTTGCAAGGCAATTAGAACGTGCACACCTGTAGTAGCTTCTGGAACTATTAGAACTCTTCACCTgcttttggccatacttcctccaGCTATACCCATCACTGGCAGGTTTCTCCGTAACAATATGGGAAAGACTGGTATTATGGTCAGCATTTTTCTGGTCTAATATTAGCCCAGACATTGGGATTGCAGGGGATGAATGAGGCATGGACGTTGCAGGTGGAGTAATAGGTGATATATTGGTAGAAGGATTTGCACATTCAGCCTGAAGTTCCAACTTTGCTCCATCTACTTTAGGCTTTTTGCTCACCACATTATCTTCTTGGGATATCTCATATTTCCCCTACAAAATAAGTATCGCATGATTCTAATAATCCAACATCAAAGAAGTTCATAACATATGGGCACCTTGCCAAAAAATGTAAATGAAAAACCTACATATGTTATTCATATAAGCACAATTTTCTCTGTTTTTCTGGTGGATTTTCTACAATTCTGAAAGTTATATGGAATAGCATGGTCACAAATTcatcaaaaaattataaatcacaCCTAATCAAATGTGGGATCTACAATCTAAGCTACTTGCATAGATTTTTATGGCTGTGTGGAAGGACAACAGGATTTTAGAAAACTATATtacagaaagaaaaggaaaacaaaacAAAATAACCAGTACCTATGCCATGTTGGCACACATCTCAAAACAATACTAAAATTGTTCCAGGTCTAATTGCAGATAAGTTCTTCACCCACTTAATGCGATTTGTTACATAGAACATGAATCATTCTATTTCCCATGTCTATCTAATA
The sequence above is a segment of the Hevea brasiliensis isolate MT/VB/25A 57/8 chromosome 11, ASM3005281v1, whole genome shotgun sequence genome. Coding sequences within it:
- the LOC110673878 gene encoding probable WRKY transcription factor 32; amino-acid sequence: MADSVGKRESRTLYSKASACDSPSFSNLLRSVLTTNSPTLRFQGKYEISQEDNVVSKKPKVDGAKLELQAECANPSTNISPITPPATSMPHSSPAIPMSGLILDQKNADHNTSLSHIVTEKPASDGYSWRKYGQKQVKSSNSSRSYYRCARSNCLAKKKVQRCDHSKDIIDIVYIGHHNHDLSQNKCNVSRGSVASANLAAGHHIIDSIQRVAGADMSICWEDTRQSSVHISESEQQSSSSSSGDLRIKVVEHNGNELDSKKFFVSSGAEQQKNSSCGIADAEVQERHGAERTLKKRHVLAYSASVLEANKETKIVVHAAADGGISSDGYRWRKYGQKMVKGNSHLRSYYRCTSAGCPARKHVERAVDDATTATITYEGKHDHDVPIPKKQKGSENLGRISSNTTMNDANCKKTKSLSSERISAKWSVDREGDLMDEKVLELGGEKALESARTLLSIGIELRPC